A region of the Candidatus Methylomirabilota bacterium genome:
CGCCCATGACGAGCGTGCCCTCCAGCCCGAGGTTCACGCGGCCGCTCTTCTCGGTGAGCGTCTCGCCGAGGCTCACGAAGAGGTAGGGCGTGGAGACCCGGGCGGCGCCGCCGAGCACCGCGATCAGTACGCCCCACCAGCCGAGATCCGTCGCGGGCGGCACGTCACACCGTCGGCGACCGGAAGATTTTGAATCGCCCGTAGAGCGTGTTACCCGCCAGCACGGCGACGAACAGCAACCCCCGGAGCACGAGCGTGGCGGCGTCGGGCAGACCGAAGCGCCGCTGGAGGAGACCGCCGCTGGCGGAGATCCCACCCAGGAGGATCGCCACGAAGACCACCGCCAGAGGGTTCTGCCGTGCCAGGAAAGCCACCAGGATGCCGGCGTAACCGTAGCCGACGACCAGCGACGAGCTGGCGAAGCCGTGGACGGCGACGATCTCGATGGTGCCGGCCAGCCCGGCGGCGGCGCCGCCGATGAAGCACGTGGCCAGCACCATCGCCCCGACGGGCAGTCCCGCCGTCTGGGCGGCGCGGACGTTGCCGCCGAGGATGTCGACGGCGAAGCCGAAGGTGGTGTGCCGCATCAGCCCCCAGGTCAGGAGACAGGCGACGACGCCGAAGGCCAGGCCCCAGTGCACACCCGTCCCCGGCAGCTCGCCGATCATGAGCCGCTCGCCGATGCTCCAGCTCGCCGGCTTGAGGACCTGGGCGAAGTCGCGGATTGGGCCGGTGACCAGGTGGTTCATGACCGCGATGGCGATGTAGTTCAACAGCAAGGTGCAAATCGTCTCGTTCACGCCGCGCCAGTGGCGCAAGGCACCGGCCACGCCGATCCAGAGGCCGCCGGCCAGAGCTCCGGTCACGCAC
Encoded here:
- a CDS encoding ABC transporter permease — translated: MLVRSWAETAAISAAALLAALVLFGAFVVLRGLSPLEVYAALFLGAFGTWFSIEQTLTQAAPLMLTGLCTALPARAGLLVIGGEGALVVGGVAAVLAGVTLAGWPPPLAVALMCVTGALAGGLWIGVAGALRHWRGVNETICTLLLNYIAIAVMNHLVTGPIRDFAQVLKPASWSIGERLMIGELPGTGVHWGLAFGVVACLLTWGLMRHTTFGFAVDILGGNVRAAQTAGLPVGAMVLATCFIGGAAAGLAGTIEIVAVHGFASSSLVVGYGYAGILVAFLARQNPLAVVFVAILLGGISASGGLLQRRFGLPDAATLVLRGLLFVAVLAGNTLYGRFKIFRSPTV